In the genome of Bacteroides mediterraneensis, the window TATTGCACCGATTTTCTGCCAGTTCCAGTGGGAGCATATCTTCACCAAGGAAATGGTTATCGTAGTCTTTACCTTTCTGTTTGTGGACATGTTTGATACCATTGGTACGCTGGTCGGAGTGACTACCAAGGCGGGGATGGTGACGAAAGACGGAAAGATTCCGCATTTGAAACAGGCTTTTCTGGTGGATGCGGTTGGTACAACTGCCGGTGCCGTATTGGGAACCAGTACCATTACCACTTTTGTAGAAAGTGCTTCCGGAGTGGGAGAAGGGGGACGCAGCGGTCTGACAGCTTTCGTGACTGCCGTTTGTTTCCTGTTGTCCTTGTTCTTGGCTCCTTTCTTCCTGGCCGTTCCGGGAGCTGCCACCGCTCCGGTACTGATTCTGGTAGGACTGATGATGATGTCTTCCGTCAAGAAAGTGGACTTCCTGGATTATTCCGAAGCGATTCCGGCTTTCATCTGTATCATTTTCATGCCGTTGGCTTATAGTATCTCCGACGGTATTGTGTTGGGAATGATCAGTTATGTGCTGATTAACTTATTGTGCGGGCATACCAAGAAACTGACACCGGCTATGTACATCTTGTCGGTTATCTTTGTCTTTAAGTTTTTCTTGTAGTTTGAGTCCGTTTCGAGTATACGGCGGAAATACCGGTGTAATGGGAATCGGTATTTCCGCTTTTTTTATGCATAAAATGTGGTCAAATGTTTCCGATTAATGGGATTTTTTTACCTTTGTTGAATGTGAAATTGTTTTTATGTTCAAACTTTTAAAATCTAAGACATGAATGATTCTTTTTTAGAAACACGACAAGTCACCAAACGTTATGCCAACCATACGGCACTGGATGGAGTGAGCATTCAGGTGCCTAAGGGGCAGGTCTTTGGTCTACTGGGACCCAATGGGGCTGGAAAGACCACTTTGATTCGTATCATTAACCGTATTACGGCTCCCGATGCGGGAGAAGTCTGGTTCGACGGCCGCCTTTCCCAACCACAGGATATCTATTCCATCGGCTATCTTCCGGAAGAACGCGGACTTTACAAAAAAATGAAGGTGGGCGAGCAGGCTGTTTATCTGGCCCAACTGAAAGGCTTGAGCCGTCAGGAGGCAAAGAAGCGCCTGACCGACTGGTTCGAGCGGTTTGACATTATGCCTTGGTGGAACAAGAAGCTGGAAGAACTGTCCAAAGGTATGCAGCAGAAAGTGCAGTTTGTCATTACGGTACTCCACCGTCCTCCTTTGTTGATTTTCGATGAGCCGTTTTCCGGTTTCGACCCGGTAAATGCGGAACTGCTGAAACGCGAAATTCTGAAGCTGAAAGAAGAAGGGCATACCATTATCTTCTCTACGCACAACATGGCGTCCGTAGAAGAGATTTGTGACCATATTGCTTTGATCAATCATTCCAAGGTGGTGTTGCAGGGAGCGGTGAAGGATATTCGTTCCCAGTATAAGAGCAATCTGTATGAATTGACCGTGCAGTCGGCCCAGCCATTGCCGGAATCGGATGCCTTCGAAGTGGTCGGTCGTCAAGTGCTCGATGCGCAGACGGTCAGCTATAAATTGCGTAAGCTGACTTCCATTTCCAATTCGGAAATGCTGTCACAGATTGGGGCCCAGGCCGAAATCACCCAGTTCTCGGAATGTATTCCTTCCATGAATGATATCTTCATCCGTACAGTAGAAGGAAAAGTCTAACTAAAATCTGCTTTTGCTATGAACAAGACTTGGATTATAATTCAGCGTGAATTTATAAATCGGGTAAGCAAGAAATCGTTTATTCTGCTTACCATTCTGATGCCGTTTGTGTTTGCGGCACTTATTTTTGTTCCCTTGTGGTTGTCTACCGTCAAGGGAGGCGACCAGAAACAGGTGGCCGTCATTGATGAAACGATGAAATATCTGCCTCAGTTCAAGGACGATGAATCGTATCATTTCGTCGGAGTTCCTCAGATGGAGGCTTCTTTCCGGACAGATTCCAGTACGTTTGACGCCGTGGTGGAAATCAAGGCCGATTTGGCCGTCCATCCGGAAGCTGTGGCCATTTATTCACGGAAGGAAGTGCCGAACAGCCTTTCGCGGTTGGTGAGCGAGACACTCGATGAACAGGTACGTCAGGACAAACTGCTTCGTTATGACATACCCCAGTTGCCTTCCATTATGCAGGATATGAACCGTAAGCTGAATATCCGTACGGTGAAATGGAGTGACGACGGTACGGAAAGCGAGTCGAATGCAGGAGCCGCCATGGCAGCCGGCATGGTATTGACGTTTCTGATTTACATGTTCGTGATGTCTTACGGAGGTATGGTGATGCAAAGTGTGATGGAGGAGAAGACCAACCGCATTGTGGAAGTCATTGTGTCTTCTGTCCGTCCTTTCCAGCTGATGATTGGAAAGATTGTGGGTATCGGACTGGTAGGCGTGGCCCAGCTGGCTATTTGGATTCTGCTGATTGTGGTGTTGTTGGGTATTGCGGGTAGTCTATCCGGCAGCTCTCCGGAACTGATGGGAGAGGCTTCTGGTGTGTTGGCTCTGCTCCATGGGTTGAATTTGGCCAAGATGGGAGGATTCTTTGTCTTGAACTTTATCGGAGGTTATCTGGTGTATGCCTCTATCTTTGCAGCCATCGGGGCCGCCATCAACGGGCAGGAAGATTCCCAGCAATTTATGACTCCGATTGTTCTGTTGCTGATTTTTGCTCTTTATGCGGGTATCTACAGCTCCGACAATCCTGACGGACCGCTGGCTATCTGGTGTTCCATGATTCCGTTTACTTCTCCCATTGTCATGATGGTACGTTTGCCTTTCGATGTACCGGTATGGGAAACCGTACTGTCGGTGGTGATTCTGTATGCCGCCGCTTTCGGCATGATTTGGATAGCGGGAAAGATTTACCGGGTAGGTATTCTGATGTATGGCAAGAAACCTTCTTTCAAGGAAATGATTCGCTGGATTACGTACAAATGACTTTCCAGTACTTCCAGGGCAGTACCGTAGTACTTTCAAGGAAGTACTGCAGTACTTTCAGTAAAGTACTCTAGTACAGCCTGGGAAGTACTGATATTGCCTAAAAGGCTGGTAAAGAGTTTCTTTTACATCAAGCTGAAAAAATGATGGAGGACGTATAAAAAAGCAGAGGCATCTCAAAATCTGAGACGCCTCTGCTTTTTTATAGAAATCCTTCTTTTATTCCTCTTCCGCTTCCAGCAGCAGTTCCATTACCTGACAAGCCGATTTGGCTACGGAAGTACCCGGGCCAAAGATGGCCATTACGCCGGCTTTATACAGGAAGTCATAATCCTGTGCCGGGATGACACCTCCGGCAAAGACCAGGATATCTTCACGTCCCAGACGCTTCAATTCGGCAATGATTTGCGGAATCAAGGTTTTGTGTCCGGCAGCCAGTGACGAAACGCCCACTGCATGCACGTCGTTTTCCACGGCTTCGCGGGCTGCTTCTTCCGGAGTCTGGAACAACGGTCCCATATCCACATCGAAACCGCAGTCGGCAAATCCGGTAGCCACAACTTTTGCACCACGGTCGTGTCCGTCCTGTCCCATCTTGGCAATCATGACACGCGGACGGCGGCCTTCTTTCTTCGCAAATTCTTCGGTCAGTTCGCAAGCCCGTGCGAAATCTGCATCCTTTTTACTTTCTGATGAATACACGCCTGATATTGTTCTGATAATTGCTTTATAACGTCCTACTACTTTTTCGCAGGCATCGGATATTTCTCCCAGTGTGGCACGTACGCGGGCGGCTTCTACGGCCAGTTCCAGCAGGTTGCCCTTTCCGGTGCGTACACATTCGGTGAGGGCCTCCAGTGCCTTGTCCACCTCGGCCTGGTTACGGCCTTCTTTCAGACGGCGCAGGTTCTCAATCTGCTCCTGACGTACGGCTGTGTTGTCCACCTCTAGAATATCAATCGGGTCTTCCTTTTCCAGACGGTACTTGTTGGTTCCCACGATGGTTTGCTCTCCGGAGTCGATACGGGCCTGTGTGCGGGCAGCCGCTTCTTCGATACGCATCTTCGGAATACCTGTTTCGATGGCTTTGGCCATACCACCCAGTTTCTCGATTTCCTGAATATGCTCCCATGCCTTGTGAGCCAGTTCGTTGGTCAGGGCCTCCACGTAGTAAGAACCTCCCCACGGGTCTACGTTCTTGCAAATCTGTGTTTCTTCCTGAATGTAAATCTGCGTGTTTCGGGCGATACGGGCCGAGAAGTCCGTCGGCAAGGCGATGGCTTCATCCAGTGCGTTGGTATGCAGTGACTGCGTGTGTCCCAGTGCGGCAGCCATGGCCTCGATACAAGTACGTCCCACGTTGTTGAACGGATCCTGTTCGGTCAGTGACCATCCGGAAGTCTGTGAGTGTGTACGCAGAGCCAGTGATTTCGGGTTCTTCGGATGGAACTGTTTTACAATCTTCGCCCACAGCATACGGGCGGCACGCATCTTGGCAATTTCCATGAAGTGGTTCATGCCGATGGCCCAGAAGAACGACAGACGGGGAGCGAAGGCATCGATGTCAATGCCGGCAGCCACTCCCGCACGCAGGTATTCCAATCCGTCGGCCAGGGTATAAGCCAGTTCGATGTCGGCAGTGGCACCTGCTTCCTGCATGTGGTATCCTGAGATAGAGATGGAGTTGAATTTCGGCATCTTCTGGGAAGTGTATTCAAAGATGTCGGAAATAATCTTCATGGAGAAGGCAGGCGGATAAATATAGGTGTTGCGCACCATGAATTCCTTCAGAATATCGTTCTGGATGGTTCCGGCCATTTCTTCCAGTTTGGCCCCCTGTTCCAGTCCCGCATTGATGTAGAACGCCATGATGGGAAGTACCGCCCCGTTCATGGTCATGGATACAGACATCTTGTTCAACGGAATACCATCGAAAAGCACCTTCATGTTTTCCAGCGAGCAGATAGATACACCCGCCTTACCCACATCGCCCACTACACGCGGATGATCCGGGTCATAACCACGGTGAGTCGGAAGGTCGAAGGCCACAGACAGACCTTTCTGTCCGGAAGCCAGGTTACGACGATAAAAGGCGTTGGATTCTTCTGCGGTAGAGAATCCGGCATACTGACGGATGGTCCACGGACGGAAGGTGTACATCATGGAGTACGGGCCACGAAGATAAGGAGGAATACCCGCCGCATAGTTCAGGTGTTCCATGCCCTCCAGGTCTTCCTTGGTGTATACAGGCTTCACCTGAATCTGTTCAGGTGTTTTCCAGTTGGCGGTGATGCCATTCTCTTTCTGCCATTCCATGCCGTTCTGCGGATGGAAACCGGCAAATATATCGATTTGTGTAAAATTCTGTCTCATAGTGTGCAATTCAAGATAAGAGTTTGCGGTTGTATTCGCGTAAAGTTTCCAGCACGTTGCAGCGTACATGGATGAAGTTCTCAATGCCGGCAGCTTTCAGTTCTTCCATGCAGGCCGGGGCACCTGCCACGATAAACATGGCACGTCCGTTGAGGGCCTTGAAGGCCGGAATGGCATATTCGGCATATTCATCGTCACTGGAGCAGAGCACCACGATGTCGGCTTGCGCCTTCATGGCCGCTTCGATACCTTCTTCAATGCTGGCAAATCCCAGGTTGTCGATGACCTGATATCCCGCACAAGCCAGGAAGTTGCAGGAGAACTGGGCACGGGCCTGACGCATGGCCAGGTTGCCGATGGTCAGCATGAATGCCTTCGGACGTTTGCCGGAGTTCTCAGTCTCCAGGCGGAGAGCCTCAAATTCGCTGGCCGCACGTGCCGTCTGCAATTTAACCAAAGCCGTTTCCTCTTCTTCATGACCGCCACATCCGCATTTCGTACATCCGTCCAGCGGGCGTTTGTCGCCGGCCAGTTCGTTGAAGTTAGGATACTGGTTGGTTCCTAGCAGAATTTCTTTCCGTTTGGAGACTGCTTCATGACGAGCTTTGTTGCTCTGGTTCACGGCCTCCTGTACGCTGCCCGCTTTGACCGCTTGCAGCATGCCTCCCGCTTCTTCCACAGCCAGGAAAAGTTTCCAAGCCTCTTTCGCGATGGAGACAGTCAGGTTTTCAATATAATAAGAACCGGCAGCCGGGTCGACGATGCGGTTCAGATGAGATTCTTCTTTCAACAGCAGTTGCTGGTTGCGGGCGATACGTTCAGAGAAATCGTTCGGCGTTTCGTAAGTCTTGTCAAACGGCGAAACGGTGATGGAATTCACACCGGCGATGGCCGCACTCATGGCTTCCGTCTGTGTGCGGAGCAGGTTGACATGTGCATCAAACAGAGTGAGGTTGAAGTTGGAAGTTTCAGCGTGTGCCACCATCTTGCAGGCACAGTAGCAAGTACCGTCGGCCCCTGTATTTTTGCAGTCCGTGCGCGGACATTTCGGCTGATATTGTTTTACGATGTCGGCCCACAGCATACGTGCCGCACGGAATTTGGCAATTTCCATGAAATAGTTGGAACTGATACCGAAATTGAATTTGATTTTCTTGGCAGCCAGTGCGGCGGGCACGCCGGCTTCCACCAGCTGGTTGAGGTATTCATTTCCCCAAGCCAGTGCATATCCCAGTTCCTGGTAAATGTAGGCTCCGGCATTGTTCAGCTGTACCGAGTTGACGGCGATGCAACGGAAATGCGGATATCCGGCCAGTGTTTCCACCAGTTCTTTGCCGGTGGCGATGACGGCGCTCACATCTTTTCCTTTCTGCATCATTTTGCTGATGGGGTCGAAGTTCAGCGAACCTTTCAGTTTTTCAGGCGCGTAGCCTTTTTTCTGGAAGTAAGCTACCAGCAGCTGCGCCAGTTGCAGGGTATGGCGTTGGCAGGTAGAGAAGTTCAGTTCGATGCATTCGCAGCAGATATCTTTCAGCAGGGTGTCGAGGTATTCGGCATTGAGTTCTTTGGCTTTGATTTGGAATCCGAGTGAATCGACTCCTTTGTTTAAGATGTCAAGGGCTTTCGCGTTGGCTTCGGCTGCATCTTCCACCGTAATATCCTGACGGATGAACCAAGTGTTGTCGTCTTTCTTTATACCTCTTATATAAGGGTACTGTCCGGGAAGTCCTTCCGTGGTTTTCAGGCCTTCCAAATCTTCTTGACGGTAGAACGGTTTCACTTTGAAACCCTCGTTGGTTTTCCACACCAACTTTTTCTCAAAATCGGCTCCTTTCAAATCGACCATAATTTTGTCCATCCATTCTTGGGTAGACACAGGCGGAAAATCTGAAAAGAGTTTTTCTTTACTATCTGCCATAGTGAATTAGTGTTTTTGTTGATATTCAGATTTAAAATTATTTGTGTAGGTTGGTTACCTGCATGGGCAAATATACAAATTTTCCGGTTTTTTATTCTACATTTGTCCTTTTTTTACAGCCATAGAAAGCTAAAAACATGAAACTGGTATTATATATTCAGTGAGGTAAAGTGTATGCTGTAAACCCATCGGGAGGGCTTGTGGTGAAAAAAGAAAGAAAAGTTTGTCCTATTCTTTTTAATTGGTTACATTTGCCTCCCGAATAAAATAATTTAATATCTATGAATTGGCTACAAGATTTATTGACGAATCCCAACTCAATAGCGCATATCGTAGCACTTTATGCTTTTGTGATTGCGGCGGGGGTATTGTTGGGAAAAATTAAATTCTTCGGCATTTCGCTGGGAGTTACATTCGTCTTGTTTGTCGGAATCTTGGCAGGACACTTCGGCTTTACCGGAAATCCGGCTATTCTTTCTTTCGTACAAGACTTCGGACTGATTCTCTTTGTCTTCTGTATCGGACTTCAGGTCGGTCCTTCCTTTTTTTCTTCGTTCAAGCGAGGGGGTATCACGCTCAACCTGCTGGCGGTGGGAATTGTGTTCCTGAATATTGCAGTAGCACTGATTCTGTATTTTGCCTTGCAGGGCAGGATAGATATTCCGATGATGGTAGGTATCCTTTGTGGGGCGGTGACCAACACTCCGGGACTTGGTGCGGCTAACGAGGCGTTGCAGCAGCTGCATTATCAGGGTCCTGAAATTGCCATGGGATATGCCTGTGCTTATCCGCTGGGAGTGATGGGTATCATTCTTTCCATGATTATCATCCGTTATATCTGCCGGGTAGATGTGAAGCAGGACAGCGATGAAATTCAGAAAGAGGAGGAGGCAAATCCTCACATGAAGCCTTACACCATCTCCTTGAAGGTGCAGAACGAGGCTTTGAGCGGCAAGACGTTGTCGCAGGTACAGAACTTCCTGGCACGCGATTTTGTATGTACGCGCATTATTCAGGACGGACACATGATTACGCCGAATGCCAATACGGTGCTTCGTTTGGGCGACCGTATGTTCGTGGTGTGTGCTGAAGATGATTCCGAGGCTATTATGGCTTTCATCGGTCCGAAGATTGAACAGGACTGGGATGTGACGAACCAGCAGGACAAACCGATGGTTTCCCGTCGTATTTTGGTGACACAGCCGAACATCAACGGAAAAACCTTGGGAGAACTTCACTTCAGCAGTATGTATGGAGTGAATGTGACACGTGTCAACCGTTCGGGTATGGACTTGTTTGCGGCCCGTCAGCTGCGTCTGCAGGTGGGCGACCGTGTGATGGTGGTCGGCCCGCAGGATGCCATCGAGCGGGTGGCTAACTTGCTGGGTAACCAGTTGCGCCGTCTGGACCATCCGAACATTGTGACCATCTTTGTGGGTATCCTCTGTGGTATTCTGTTCGGTAGTCTGCCGATTGCCATTCCGGGCATGCCGACTCCGGTAAAACTCGGTCTGGCCGGTGGCCCGCTGATTATTTCCATCCTGATTGGCCGTTTTGGGCACAAGGTGAAACTGGTCACCTATACGACGATGAGTGCCAACCTGATGTTGCGTGAGGTGGGATTGGTGCTCTTCCTGGCCAGTGTGGGAATAAAGGCCGGTGAGAACTTCGTGCAGATGGTAGTGGAAGGCGATGGCGTGCTTTACGTAGGAGTTGGTTTCCTGATAACGTTCATTCCATTGATTATTACAGGTATTATAGCCCGCTGGCATCATCGGGTGAATTACTTCACGCTAATGGGTCTGATTGCCGGTAGCAACACCGACCCTCCTGCCTTGGCATACGCCAACCAGATAGCAGGTAACGATGCACCGGCTGTAGGCTATTCTACGGTATATCCGTTGACTATGTTCTTGCGTATTCTGACCGCACAGTTGCTTGTCTTGCTGATGGCGGGATAAGTTTCGTGCAGGTGAAATAAGAGGAGCGTCCTGAATCTGAAAAGGTTCAGGGCGCTTTTTTTGTAAACTCCAGTACATAAAGAGTCATTCCACGTTTCATTTTCTATGTTTCCCTATCGGAAAACGTACGTTTCCCGAGGCGGAGCCGTATGTTTCGCATAAGGGAAACATACGTTTCTGGATTGGGAAACCTAAAAGAAGGGAAAGAATTTGGGAAATCTTGTGGAAATATTTTTATGTTATTCAAGATTTTCTTGATATCTTGCAGAGAATATGGGATTAAATCTTTCTGCGGATAGGATGAGGAAACAGAAACTGTACGGATTCCTGGTTTTTGGAATCGTTTGGGCGTGTGTCGGATGGCTGCTGCCGGTACGTACGTACGCGGTGTCACATGGAGAGTTCGCCGCATGGACGGGCGTACGGGTAGACTGGCAGATGAACAGGTATTGGAAGTTCAGAGGTACCTTTCAGGCAAGAACCCAGAAGGGATTGAAAGAGATGGAACGGGAGCGGCTGAATGTGGGGGTGAACTGTCGGGTGCTTCCGTTGATGCAGCTTAAAGGCTATTACGAGTTGCAGTATCGTGACCGCGGAAAGGCGGGATGGAAAACCGGCCATCGCTATCAGGCAGGTTTTGTGGTGTCCGGCCCTGTGGGAGACTTCAAGCTTGGCTGGAGGGAACTTTTCCAGCATACGTTTATCGGAGGAGGAAAGGAGGCACAGCTTCGTTCGCGGTTGCAGGCTGTATATGAACCGACAGGCTGGCTTCTGCATCCTTATTTCTCGGTAGAGTCGTTTCAGCCGGTGGGGGGAGG includes:
- a CDS encoding ABC transporter ATP-binding protein; this encodes MNDSFLETRQVTKRYANHTALDGVSIQVPKGQVFGLLGPNGAGKTTLIRIINRITAPDAGEVWFDGRLSQPQDIYSIGYLPEERGLYKKMKVGEQAVYLAQLKGLSRQEAKKRLTDWFERFDIMPWWNKKLEELSKGMQQKVQFVITVLHRPPLLIFDEPFSGFDPVNAELLKREILKLKEEGHTIIFSTHNMASVEEICDHIALINHSKVVLQGAVKDIRSQYKSNLYELTVQSAQPLPESDAFEVVGRQVLDAQTVSYKLRKLTSISNSEMLSQIGAQAEITQFSECIPSMNDIFIRTVEGKV
- a CDS encoding ABC transporter permease, giving the protein MNKTWIIIQREFINRVSKKSFILLTILMPFVFAALIFVPLWLSTVKGGDQKQVAVIDETMKYLPQFKDDESYHFVGVPQMEASFRTDSSTFDAVVEIKADLAVHPEAVAIYSRKEVPNSLSRLVSETLDEQVRQDKLLRYDIPQLPSIMQDMNRKLNIRTVKWSDDGTESESNAGAAMAAGMVLTFLIYMFVMSYGGMVMQSVMEEKTNRIVEVIVSSVRPFQLMIGKIVGIGLVGVAQLAIWILLIVVLLGIAGSLSGSSPELMGEASGVLALLHGLNLAKMGGFFVLNFIGGYLVYASIFAAIGAAINGQEDSQQFMTPIVLLLIFALYAGIYSSDNPDGPLAIWCSMIPFTSPIVMMVRLPFDVPVWETVLSVVILYAAAFGMIWIAGKIYRVGILMYGKKPSFKEMIRWITYK
- the scpA gene encoding methylmalonyl-CoA mutase; translation: MRQNFTQIDIFAGFHPQNGMEWQKENGITANWKTPEQIQVKPVYTKEDLEGMEHLNYAAGIPPYLRGPYSMMYTFRPWTIRQYAGFSTAEESNAFYRRNLASGQKGLSVAFDLPTHRGYDPDHPRVVGDVGKAGVSICSLENMKVLFDGIPLNKMSVSMTMNGAVLPIMAFYINAGLEQGAKLEEMAGTIQNDILKEFMVRNTYIYPPAFSMKIISDIFEYTSQKMPKFNSISISGYHMQEAGATADIELAYTLADGLEYLRAGVAAGIDIDAFAPRLSFFWAIGMNHFMEIAKMRAARMLWAKIVKQFHPKNPKSLALRTHSQTSGWSLTEQDPFNNVGRTCIEAMAAALGHTQSLHTNALDEAIALPTDFSARIARNTQIYIQEETQICKNVDPWGGSYYVEALTNELAHKAWEHIQEIEKLGGMAKAIETGIPKMRIEEAAARTQARIDSGEQTIVGTNKYRLEKEDPIDILEVDNTAVRQEQIENLRRLKEGRNQAEVDKALEALTECVRTGKGNLLELAVEAARVRATLGEISDACEKVVGRYKAIIRTISGVYSSESKKDADFARACELTEEFAKKEGRRPRVMIAKMGQDGHDRGAKVVATGFADCGFDVDMGPLFQTPEEAAREAVENDVHAVGVSSLAAGHKTLIPQIIAELKRLGREDILVFAGGVIPAQDYDFLYKAGVMAIFGPGTSVAKSACQVMELLLEAEEE
- the mutA gene encoding methylmalonyl-CoA mutase small subunit; this encodes MADSKEKLFSDFPPVSTQEWMDKIMVDLKGADFEKKLVWKTNEGFKVKPFYRQEDLEGLKTTEGLPGQYPYIRGIKKDDNTWFIRQDITVEDAAEANAKALDILNKGVDSLGFQIKAKELNAEYLDTLLKDICCECIELNFSTCQRHTLQLAQLLVAYFQKKGYAPEKLKGSLNFDPISKMMQKGKDVSAVIATGKELVETLAGYPHFRCIAVNSVQLNNAGAYIYQELGYALAWGNEYLNQLVEAGVPAALAAKKIKFNFGISSNYFMEIAKFRAARMLWADIVKQYQPKCPRTDCKNTGADGTCYCACKMVAHAETSNFNLTLFDAHVNLLRTQTEAMSAAIAGVNSITVSPFDKTYETPNDFSERIARNQQLLLKEESHLNRIVDPAAGSYYIENLTVSIAKEAWKLFLAVEEAGGMLQAVKAGSVQEAVNQSNKARHEAVSKRKEILLGTNQYPNFNELAGDKRPLDGCTKCGCGGHEEEETALVKLQTARAASEFEALRLETENSGKRPKAFMLTIGNLAMRQARAQFSCNFLACAGYQVIDNLGFASIEEGIEAAMKAQADIVVLCSSDDEYAEYAIPAFKALNGRAMFIVAGAPACMEELKAAGIENFIHVRCNVLETLREYNRKLLS
- a CDS encoding putative transporter; its protein translation is MNWLQDLLTNPNSIAHIVALYAFVIAAGVLLGKIKFFGISLGVTFVLFVGILAGHFGFTGNPAILSFVQDFGLILFVFCIGLQVGPSFFSSFKRGGITLNLLAVGIVFLNIAVALILYFALQGRIDIPMMVGILCGAVTNTPGLGAANEALQQLHYQGPEIAMGYACAYPLGVMGIILSMIIIRYICRVDVKQDSDEIQKEEEANPHMKPYTISLKVQNEALSGKTLSQVQNFLARDFVCTRIIQDGHMITPNANTVLRLGDRMFVVCAEDDSEAIMAFIGPKIEQDWDVTNQQDKPMVSRRILVTQPNINGKTLGELHFSSMYGVNVTRVNRSGMDLFAARQLRLQVGDRVMVVGPQDAIERVANLLGNQLRRLDHPNIVTIFVGILCGILFGSLPIAIPGMPTPVKLGLAGGPLIISILIGRFGHKVKLVTYTTMSANLMLREVGLVLFLASVGIKAGENFVQMVVEGDGVLYVGVGFLITFIPLIITGIIARWHHRVNYFTLMGLIAGSNTDPPALAYANQIAGNDAPAVGYSTVYPLTMFLRILTAQLLVLLMAG
- a CDS encoding DUF2490 domain-containing protein — encoded protein: MRKQKLYGFLVFGIVWACVGWLLPVRTYAVSHGEFAAWTGVRVDWQMNRYWKFRGTFQARTQKGLKEMERERLNVGVNCRVLPLMQLKGYYELQYRDRGKAGWKTGHRYQAGFVVSGPVGDFKLGWRELFQHTFIGGGKEAQLRSRLQAVYEPTGWLLHPYFSVESFQPVGGGAFFSLPRVRYRPGVRWGLSRKTALDVYYCRQYDVKRCLNVMGINLEIKL